In a single window of the Streptomyces sp. HUAS ZL42 genome:
- a CDS encoding PRC-barrel domain-containing protein, producing the protein MIRSADIREWRNHDVIDPKQRKIGMLEAVYVDTATDEPAVATVRTGLPTRHRLVFVPLDEAVLGPDYVRVSYARGQVRKAPSIGTDDVLPAEREEAIFRHYGLTYEPGAGGERRLARR; encoded by the coding sequence ATGATCCGTTCAGCCGACATCCGCGAGTGGCGCAACCATGACGTGATCGATCCGAAGCAGCGCAAGATCGGCATGCTCGAAGCGGTCTACGTGGACACGGCCACCGACGAACCGGCCGTGGCCACCGTCCGGACCGGACTGCCCACCCGCCACCGACTGGTTTTCGTCCCCCTCGACGAGGCGGTCCTCGGGCCGGACTACGTCAGGGTCTCCTACGCCAGGGGACAGGTGCGGAAAGCGCCGTCGATCGGGACGGACGACGTACTGCCCGCCGAGCGGGAGGAAGCGATCTTCCGGCATTACGGCCTGACGTACGAGCCGGGCGCCGGCGGCGAACGCCGGCTCGCCCGCCGCTGA
- a CDS encoding LAETG motif-containing sortase-dependent surface protein: MSIASRVTVSRLLGTGAASLVLCAASVAAASGAWATGTPGGDGWKSGGHYKPGTGAGTETVTDRCQFSIDGINFYDSVKVDDQNLKVSGDGKVHIKVRAAADAGTCTASLASYLAHGATFATSGEQVFVDFDSVTVKQGQTDSLDIAVPDAGCFAQIDLYRGAVKFDGKLDANDGFQHGQLPKGPDRPVIKDKLIAAWNGGTKDCTTTESQPPSSPPASESTSPSPSASTPEETESTSPSPSESGSTTPTPSTSSSTTAPAATPNGGGDLAETGASSNTPLVAGGAAALLVGGAAIVVATKRRRSARS, translated from the coding sequence ATGTCCATAGCGAGTCGTGTCACCGTGAGCCGCCTGCTGGGGACGGGCGCCGCTTCGCTCGTCCTGTGCGCCGCCTCCGTCGCCGCCGCCTCCGGCGCCTGGGCCACCGGTACGCCCGGTGGTGACGGCTGGAAGTCCGGCGGGCACTACAAGCCCGGCACCGGTGCGGGCACGGAGACCGTGACCGACCGCTGCCAGTTCTCGATCGACGGCATCAACTTCTACGACTCCGTCAAGGTCGACGACCAGAACCTGAAGGTCAGCGGCGACGGCAAGGTCCACATCAAGGTCCGCGCCGCCGCCGACGCCGGCACCTGCACCGCCTCCCTGGCCTCCTACCTGGCCCACGGCGCCACCTTCGCCACCTCCGGCGAGCAGGTCTTCGTCGACTTCGACTCCGTCACGGTCAAGCAGGGCCAGACCGACTCGCTCGACATCGCGGTGCCCGACGCGGGCTGCTTCGCGCAGATCGACCTCTACCGCGGTGCGGTCAAGTTCGACGGCAAGCTCGACGCGAACGACGGCTTCCAGCACGGTCAGCTGCCCAAGGGGCCGGACCGGCCGGTCATCAAGGACAAGCTGATCGCCGCGTGGAACGGCGGGACGAAGGACTGCACGACGACGGAGTCGCAGCCGCCGTCCTCGCCGCCGGCGTCCGAGTCGACGTCGCCGTCGCCGTCCGCGTCCACGCCGGAGGAGACGGAGAGCACGTCCCCGTCGCCGTCGGAGTCGGGCTCCACGACTCCCACCCCGTCCACGTCCTCGTCCACCACCGCGCCGGCCGCCACGCCGAACGGCGGCGGTGACCTCGCGGAGACGGGGGCGAGCAGCAACACGCCTCTGGTCGCCGGTGGGGCTGCGGCGCTGCTGGTGGGCGGTGCGGCGATCGTGGTCGCGACGAAGCGGCGCCGCTCCGCTCGGTCGTAG
- a CDS encoding nucleoside hydrolase — protein sequence MDCDTGVDDALALLFAVRHPGLDLRAVTCVAGNTDVAGVVRNTLTVLEQAGAPDIPVARGAERPLIEPARAARHVHGEDGMGDIGLPAPTRAPADVDAVTLLRREILASPRPVTLIPTAPLTNIALLLRTHPEVVRNIERIVFMGGAVATGNATPVAEFNVWHDPEAAAILLTAGVPITMYGLDVFQRVVVPGDVVRRLRASTEPGTRLAGELLAHRPSAPDPDGDDPSGGLGDAGAVCAVADPAGLTTRLLPVEVSLAPGPTRGQTIVDRRVRAGESEIHGGGREQALVDVGLDVDVERYVKLYVEVVERA from the coding sequence ATGGACTGCGACACCGGCGTCGACGACGCGCTGGCGCTGCTGTTCGCCGTACGGCACCCGGGGCTCGACCTGCGCGCGGTCACCTGTGTCGCCGGGAACACGGACGTGGCGGGCGTCGTCCGCAACACGCTGACCGTGCTGGAGCAGGCGGGCGCCCCCGACATCCCGGTCGCCCGGGGTGCCGAGCGACCCCTGATCGAGCCGGCGCGGGCCGCCCGGCATGTACACGGAGAGGACGGCATGGGCGACATCGGGCTGCCCGCGCCGACCCGCGCCCCGGCCGACGTGGACGCGGTGACGCTGCTGCGCCGCGAGATCCTCGCCTCCCCGCGTCCGGTCACGCTGATCCCGACGGCCCCCCTCACGAACATCGCCCTGCTGCTGCGTACACACCCGGAGGTGGTCCGCAACATCGAGCGGATCGTGTTCATGGGCGGGGCGGTGGCCACCGGGAACGCCACGCCGGTCGCCGAGTTCAACGTGTGGCACGACCCGGAGGCGGCGGCGATCCTGCTCACGGCGGGGGTGCCGATCACGATGTACGGCCTGGACGTGTTCCAGCGGGTCGTGGTCCCGGGGGACGTCGTACGACGGCTGCGGGCGAGCACCGAACCCGGCACCCGCCTGGCGGGCGAACTGCTGGCCCACCGCCCGTCCGCTCCGGACCCCGACGGTGACGATCCCTCCGGGGGCCTCGGCGACGCGGGCGCGGTCTGCGCGGTCGCCGACCCGGCCGGCCTGACCACCCGCCTTCTCCCCGTCGAGGTCTCCCTCGCCCCCGGCCCCACCCGCGGCCAGACGATCGTCGACCGCCGCGTGCGGGCCGGCGAGTCCGAGATCCACGGCGGTGGGCGCGAACAGGCGCTTGTGGACGTGGGGTTGGATGTTGACGTGGAGCGGTACGTGAAGCTGTACGTGGAGGTTGTGGAGCGGGCGTAG
- a CDS encoding glycoside hydrolase family 13 protein: MTVRTTPDLSSRDPNWWRQAVVYQVYPRSFADADGDGLGDIRGVTQRLGHLAALGVDALWLSPFYPSELADGGYDVADHRDVDPRLGTLDDFDAMVEEAHRLGLKVIVDLVPNHTSHQHPWFREALGAGPGSRARARYVFRDGRGEHGELPPTDWQSVFGGSAWRRVPDGQWYLHLFAPEQPDLDWGDEEVRADFRTTLRFWSDRGVDGFRVDVAHALAKDLSEPLRDLGDVPATAEDVLGAVPPGTHPFYDRDEVHEIYRDWRTVLDDYSPPRMAVAEAWVPSGARRALYARPDELGQAFNFEYLQTGWDAAELRQVVTESLATAHAAGASATWVLSNHDVVRHASRLMLPPGTDENTWLLSGGHAPPVDEAAGLRRARAATLLMLALPGSSYVYQGEELGLPEVADLPVEVLQDPVWEQTGRVRKGRDGCRVPLPWTTTGPSYGFGAGGAWLPQPAGFAAYAVEAQDGREGSTLELYRAALKLRRKLLVGESLTWAEDAPAGVLHFSRGEGWRCVTNLSSAPVPLPAGEVLLSSVPLEEEGRLGPDTTVWLGA, translated from the coding sequence GTGACCGTCCGCACCACGCCCGACCTCTCGTCCAGGGACCCGAACTGGTGGCGGCAGGCCGTCGTCTACCAGGTCTATCCCCGTAGCTTCGCCGACGCCGACGGCGACGGACTCGGTGACATCCGGGGCGTCACCCAGCGCCTCGGCCACCTCGCCGCGCTCGGCGTCGACGCCCTGTGGCTCAGCCCGTTCTACCCGTCCGAACTCGCCGACGGCGGCTACGACGTCGCCGACCACCGCGACGTCGACCCGCGCCTCGGCACACTGGACGACTTCGACGCCATGGTGGAGGAGGCCCACCGCCTGGGCCTGAAGGTGATCGTCGACCTGGTCCCCAACCACACCTCGCACCAGCACCCCTGGTTCCGGGAGGCGCTCGGCGCGGGCCCCGGCTCCCGTGCCCGCGCCCGGTACGTCTTCCGTGACGGCCGCGGGGAGCACGGCGAACTCCCGCCCACCGACTGGCAGTCGGTCTTCGGCGGCAGCGCGTGGCGCCGGGTCCCGGACGGGCAGTGGTACCTGCATCTGTTCGCCCCGGAGCAGCCCGATCTCGACTGGGGCGACGAGGAGGTCCGCGCCGACTTCCGCACCACCCTGCGCTTCTGGTCCGACCGCGGCGTCGACGGCTTCCGCGTGGACGTCGCCCACGCCCTCGCCAAGGACCTGAGCGAGCCGCTGCGCGACCTCGGCGACGTCCCGGCGACCGCCGAGGACGTCCTCGGCGCCGTCCCGCCCGGCACACACCCCTTCTACGACCGCGACGAGGTCCACGAGATCTACCGCGACTGGCGCACGGTCCTCGACGACTACTCCCCGCCCCGCATGGCGGTGGCCGAGGCCTGGGTGCCGAGCGGCGCCCGCCGCGCGCTGTACGCCCGCCCGGACGAACTGGGGCAGGCCTTCAACTTCGAGTACCTGCAGACGGGCTGGGACGCGGCCGAACTGCGCCAGGTCGTCACCGAGTCCCTGGCGACGGCACACGCGGCCGGCGCCTCCGCCACCTGGGTCCTCTCCAACCACGACGTCGTCCGCCACGCCTCCCGTCTGATGCTCCCGCCGGGCACGGACGAGAACACCTGGCTGCTGTCCGGCGGCCACGCACCGCCCGTCGACGAGGCGGCCGGCCTGCGCCGGGCCCGCGCGGCGACGCTGCTGATGCTGGCGCTGCCCGGATCGTCGTACGTCTACCAGGGCGAGGAACTCGGCCTGCCCGAGGTCGCCGACCTGCCCGTCGAGGTCCTGCAGGACCCCGTCTGGGAGCAGACGGGCCGTGTCCGCAAGGGCCGCGACGGCTGCCGGGTGCCGCTGCCGTGGACGACGACCGGCCCGTCGTACGGCTTCGGGGCCGGCGGTGCCTGGCTGCCGCAGCCGGCGGGCTTCGCGGCGTACGCCGTGGAGGCGCAGGACGGAAGGGAGGGCTCGACCCTGGAGCTCTACCGCGCGGCCCTGAAACTGCGCCGCAAGCTGCTGGTGGGCGAGTCGCTGACGTGGGCGGAGGACGCGCCCGCGGGCGTGCTGCACTTCTCCCGCGGTGAAGGCTGGCGGTGTGTCACGAACCTGTCGTCCGCGCCGGTCCCGCTGCCTGCGGGCGAGGTCCTGCTGAGCAGCGTGCCGCTGGAGGAGGAGGGCCGGCTGGGGCCGGACACGACCGTGTGGCTCGGCGCGTGA
- a CDS encoding GAF and ANTAR domain-containing protein — translation MPGPEVVVVCDLDRVADVIAEEVRGAVPGEIPERLCAVAVRLLPVTGASVSLSGDGVPVPLGASSEQAARLMEIQATLGDGPCLQAAETGAPVLASDLTAGRDAVRWPVYAQQAAAAGVRAVYALPLGNRAVCVGTLDLYREAPGELDARDLRTARLVAGVMTVALTGLSHRDEDGDPTDEPALDWLASDHDEIYQAMGMIMAQLGVGAEEALARLRGYAFAHDRTVLDVAHDVVALRWTLDYD, via the coding sequence ATGCCTGGCCCGGAGGTGGTGGTCGTGTGCGACCTGGACCGGGTCGCCGACGTGATCGCCGAGGAGGTGCGGGGAGCCGTCCCCGGCGAGATCCCGGAACGCCTCTGCGCCGTCGCCGTCAGGCTGCTGCCGGTGACGGGCGCGAGCGTGTCGCTGTCCGGCGACGGCGTCCCCGTACCGCTGGGTGCGAGCAGTGAGCAGGCCGCCCGGCTGATGGAGATCCAGGCCACCCTGGGCGACGGACCGTGTCTGCAGGCCGCCGAGACCGGCGCGCCCGTCCTCGCCTCCGACCTGACGGCCGGCCGGGACGCCGTCCGATGGCCGGTGTACGCGCAGCAGGCCGCGGCGGCCGGCGTACGGGCCGTGTACGCGCTGCCCCTCGGCAACCGGGCGGTGTGCGTGGGCACGCTCGACCTCTACCGCGAGGCACCCGGCGAACTCGACGCCAGGGACCTGCGCACCGCGCGGCTGGTCGCCGGCGTGATGACGGTGGCCCTCACGGGGCTTTCGCACCGGGACGAGGACGGCGACCCCACGGACGAACCCGCGCTGGACTGGCTGGCCTCGGACCACGACGAGATCTACCAGGCCATGGGCATGATCATGGCTCAGCTGGGCGTCGGGGCCGAGGAGGCGCTGGCGCGGCTGCGGGGGTACGCGTTCGCGCACGACCGGACGGTGCTGGACGTGGCGCACGACGTCGTCGCCCTGCGGTGGACGCTGGACTACGACTGA
- a CDS encoding molybdopterin-dependent oxidoreductase, with protein sequence MARSPLSPDSRVSPSSPGFWRSPLRGPWFTSVLGVVLLAGITVLFVTGLLSYAAYNPNLSPVNDKTPDKGVLGFYLFSWPTDPHWLYRLTQGVHVTLGITLIPVLLAKLWSVVPRLFQLPPARSLAHALERISLLLLVGGALFEFVTGVLNVQLDYIFPGSFYPLHFYGAWVFFAAFVAHAVLKVPVALRNLRHLKEEPRELVSPRPDPPTVSRRGALWFVGGGSLLLFGTSVGRSFDGVLRQTAVLTPHGGAEPGSGPNGFQINKTASYAGISAAETSEEAWRLVVVGRSGTVRLSRSELARLPLHSSALPIACVEGWSTSDQWWRGVRLRDLAALVGYDDPRDVPDVFVESLQRHGAFRRAALRANQVRDPRSLLALYVNGEELTPDHGHPARVIVPAAPGVLNTKWVARMTFGDL encoded by the coding sequence ATGGCACGGTCTCCCCTCTCCCCGGACTCCCGGGTCTCCCCGTCCTCCCCGGGTTTCTGGCGCAGCCCGCTGCGCGGTCCCTGGTTCACCTCGGTGCTCGGCGTGGTCCTGCTCGCCGGGATCACGGTGCTGTTCGTGACCGGACTGCTGTCGTACGCCGCCTACAACCCGAACCTGTCCCCGGTGAACGACAAGACCCCGGACAAGGGGGTGCTCGGCTTCTATCTGTTCTCCTGGCCGACCGATCCCCACTGGCTGTACCGGCTCACCCAGGGCGTCCACGTCACCCTCGGGATCACCCTGATCCCCGTCCTGCTGGCCAAGCTGTGGTCGGTCGTGCCGCGGCTGTTCCAGCTGCCGCCGGCCCGCTCGCTCGCCCACGCCCTGGAGCGGATCTCGCTGCTGCTGCTCGTCGGGGGCGCCCTGTTCGAGTTCGTCACCGGCGTTCTCAACGTCCAGCTGGACTACATCTTCCCCGGCTCCTTCTATCCGCTCCACTTCTACGGGGCGTGGGTGTTCTTCGCCGCGTTCGTCGCGCATGCGGTGCTGAAGGTGCCCGTCGCACTACGGAACCTGCGGCATCTGAAGGAAGAGCCCCGTGAGCTGGTGTCCCCCCGGCCCGACCCGCCCACCGTCTCCCGGCGCGGCGCCCTGTGGTTCGTCGGGGGCGGATCGCTGCTGCTGTTCGGCACGTCCGTGGGGCGCAGTTTCGACGGGGTGCTCAGACAGACCGCCGTACTCACCCCGCACGGGGGAGCGGAACCGGGCAGCGGACCGAACGGCTTCCAGATCAACAAGACGGCCTCGTACGCCGGGATCAGCGCGGCGGAGACGAGCGAGGAGGCCTGGCGGCTGGTCGTCGTCGGGCGTTCCGGCACCGTACGCCTCAGCCGGTCCGAACTGGCCCGACTCCCCCTGCACAGCTCGGCGTTGCCCATCGCCTGCGTCGAGGGCTGGTCAACCTCCGACCAGTGGTGGCGGGGGGTGCGGCTGCGGGATCTCGCCGCACTCGTCGGGTACGACGACCCGCGGGACGTACCCGACGTGTTCGTGGAGTCGCTGCAGCGGCACGGCGCCTTCCGCCGGGCCGCCCTGCGCGCCAACCAGGTGCGCGACCCCCGCTCTCTCCTTGCCCTGTACGTCAACGGCGAGGAGCTGACCCCCGACCACGGCCACCCGGCCCGTGTCATCGTGCCCGCGGCGCCCGGTGTGCTCAACACCAAGTGGGTGGCCCGGATGACGTTCGGAGACCTGTGA
- a CDS encoding MerR family transcriptional regulator: MPSEDRPPAADRLDDEQHPAYTMGRAAEVIGATPGFLRALGEAGLITPTRSEGGHRRYSRHQLRLAARARELVDQGTPIEAACRIIGLEDRLEEALRANEELRGPGEGGE; encoded by the coding sequence ATGCCCTCGGAAGACCGGCCGCCCGCTGCCGACCGGCTCGACGACGAGCAACACCCGGCGTACACGATGGGCCGGGCCGCCGAGGTGATCGGTGCCACGCCCGGGTTCCTCCGGGCCCTCGGCGAGGCGGGACTGATCACGCCGACGAGGTCGGAGGGCGGCCACCGGCGCTACTCGCGACACCAGCTGCGCCTCGCCGCCCGGGCCCGGGAGCTGGTCGACCAGGGGACCCCGATCGAGGCCGCCTGCCGGATCATCGGACTCGAGGACCGGCTGGAGGAGGCCCTGCGCGCCAACGAGGAACTGCGGGGTCCGGGAGAGGGCGGCGAGTGA
- a CDS encoding cold-shock protein: MATGTVKWFNAEKGFGFIAQDGGGADVFAHYSNIATQGFRELQEGQRVNFDVTQGQKGPQAENITPA; this comes from the coding sequence ATGGCCACCGGTACTGTGAAGTGGTTCAACGCGGAAAAGGGCTTCGGCTTCATCGCGCAGGACGGCGGCGGCGCCGACGTCTTCGCCCACTACTCGAACATCGCCACCCAGGGCTTCCGCGAGCTGCAGGAAGGCCAGCGGGTGAACTTCGACGTCACGCAGGGCCAGAAGGGCCCCCAGGCGGAGAACATCACTCCCGCCTGA
- a CDS encoding DUF6445 family protein, translated as MPPQPQRVPTALPVLPYRKPTKGRDYWVLDDVLPDADAVRERCLAKDDWVQGYPYTSETWPGLRTMPGLEPAELARVERLVKKATGAKELWVQQAPGGGTLNHNCVQVVGEGESTPRPHTDSRALCRYAAVLYLNPGVPKDCGTSFYRQSLPGGRLGGNVVQAPHNNLVEALGTRFVAPDAFEEDVRVPHKYNRLLLYNANLVHSATGYSGTTLEDKRMTAVFFWMA; from the coding sequence ATGCCCCCACAGCCCCAGCGCGTCCCCACCGCGCTCCCCGTCCTCCCCTACCGCAAGCCCACCAAGGGCCGTGACTACTGGGTGCTGGACGACGTCCTGCCCGACGCGGACGCGGTACGGGAGCGCTGCCTCGCCAAGGACGACTGGGTGCAGGGGTACCCGTACACCTCGGAGACCTGGCCGGGCCTGCGCACCATGCCCGGTCTGGAGCCGGCCGAACTCGCCCGCGTCGAGCGGCTGGTGAAGAAGGCGACCGGCGCGAAGGAGCTGTGGGTGCAGCAGGCGCCGGGCGGCGGCACCCTCAACCACAACTGCGTCCAGGTGGTGGGGGAGGGGGAGAGCACGCCCCGCCCGCACACCGACTCGCGCGCACTGTGCCGGTACGCGGCCGTCCTCTACCTCAATCCCGGCGTCCCCAAGGACTGCGGGACGAGCTTCTACCGCCAGTCCCTCCCCGGCGGCCGCCTCGGCGGCAACGTCGTCCAGGCCCCGCACAACAACCTCGTCGAGGCCCTCGGCACCCGGTTCGTGGCGCCGGACGCCTTCGAGGAGGACGTCCGCGTCCCGCACAAGTACAACCGGCTGCTGCTCTACAACGCCAACCTCGTGCACAGCGCGACCGGTTACTCCGGTACGACGCTGGAGGACAAGCGGATGACGGCGGTCTTCTTCTGGATGGCCTGA
- the thrS gene encoding threonine--tRNA ligase, whose amino-acid sequence MTGVLARGRREESTMHDHRRLGRELGLFDTDPLMGAGLPYWLPDGAVVRHVLEEYVREKERAAGYRHVYSPVLGKRELYEISGHWHHYSDDMFPPMRLGAEQVVLRPSLCPHHALIYRSRSRSYRELPLRMAELGGMYRSELSGVLGGLTRVRAIQLNDAHVFCTLDQAVDEARAALALIARAYADLGIRASRYRLSLPGEGGKYVADPALWQRATALLREVLASSGLEYDAVEGEAAFYGPKIDVQITDRAGREATLSTVQIDFHQPERFDLHYIGADGARHRPVMVHRSIVGSVERAVAHLLEEHGGAFPAWLAPVQLAVLPVSEAQAERAAELVRRADGRGLRAELHGPEHGALGARIRAARLVPYQAVIGEREAEDDLVAVRLRDGHRPGPVPAAELLHRIAARVGERGTGLWEYA is encoded by the coding sequence ATGACAGGGGTGCTCGCCCGAGGGAGACGAGAGGAGAGCACCATGCACGACCACCGCCGTCTCGGCCGCGAACTCGGCCTGTTCGACACCGACCCGCTGATGGGCGCGGGACTGCCGTATTGGCTGCCGGACGGCGCGGTCGTCCGGCACGTCCTGGAGGAGTACGTCCGGGAGAAGGAGCGCGCGGCGGGCTACCGCCACGTGTACTCGCCCGTCCTCGGCAAACGCGAGCTGTACGAGATCTCCGGCCACTGGCACCACTACAGCGACGACATGTTCCCCCCGATGCGACTCGGCGCGGAACAGGTCGTGCTGCGCCCCAGCCTCTGCCCCCACCACGCCCTCATCTACCGCTCCCGCTCCCGCAGTTACCGCGAACTACCCCTGCGCATGGCCGAGTTGGGCGGCATGTACCGCTCCGAGCTGTCGGGGGTGCTCGGCGGCCTCACCCGCGTCCGGGCCATCCAGCTCAACGACGCCCATGTCTTCTGCACCCTGGACCAGGCGGTGGACGAAGCGCGCGCGGCCCTCGCCCTCATCGCCCGCGCCTACGCCGACCTCGGCATCCGCGCCTCCCGGTACCGACTGTCGCTGCCCGGCGAGGGCGGCAAGTACGTCGCCGACCCCGCACTGTGGCAGCGGGCCACCGCACTGCTCAGGGAGGTCCTCGCCAGTTCGGGCCTGGAGTACGACGCCGTGGAGGGCGAGGCCGCCTTCTACGGCCCCAAGATCGACGTGCAGATCACCGACCGGGCCGGCCGCGAGGCCACCCTCTCCACCGTGCAGATCGACTTCCACCAGCCCGAACGCTTCGACCTGCACTACATCGGCGCGGACGGAGCCAGGCACCGGCCGGTCATGGTGCACCGCAGCATCGTCGGCAGCGTCGAGCGCGCCGTCGCGCACCTCCTCGAGGAGCACGGCGGAGCCTTCCCCGCCTGGCTCGCGCCCGTTCAGCTGGCCGTGCTGCCGGTGTCGGAGGCGCAGGCCGAACGGGCCGCGGAGCTGGTACGGCGGGCCGACGGGCGCGGGCTGCGGGCCGAGCTCCACGGCCCCGAGCACGGCGCCCTCGGCGCCCGGATCCGCGCGGCGCGCCTCGTCCCCTACCAGGCGGTGATCGGCGAACGGGAGGCCGAGGACGACCTGGTGGCCGTACGGCTGCGGGACGGACACCGTCCCGGACCCGTGCCCGCCGCGGAACTCCTGCACCGGATCGCCGCCCGGGTCGGGGAGCGAGGCACCGGACTATGGGAGTACGCGTGA
- a CDS encoding DUF4142 domain-containing protein, which produces MGGALSMTLVALAYPSMLGVSTVSSSPDRIIAQPSSGPLTEADRDFVVKVRAAGLWEYPVGQLALQKGTTQAVKTAGQHLVDGHAGLDATVRRIAPELGITIPNLPSPQQQQFISTLNADSGKQFDTDFANILRVTHGQIFNTVSKIRSTTRNKLVRQLADQANDTVLDHITVMEKTGLVDFDQVLFQETTPPKLPASDMTPPPPAAGQPQVVLTPPPNSTETPQATPTG; this is translated from the coding sequence GTGGGCGGCGCCCTGAGCATGACTCTCGTGGCGCTCGCCTACCCCTCGATGCTCGGAGTGAGCACGGTGTCCAGCTCACCCGACAGGATCATCGCCCAGCCCTCCTCCGGCCCCCTGACCGAGGCGGACCGGGACTTCGTGGTGAAGGTGCGGGCGGCGGGGCTGTGGGAGTACCCGGTGGGGCAGTTGGCACTGCAGAAGGGGACGACCCAGGCGGTCAAGACCGCCGGACAGCACTTGGTCGACGGACACGCGGGCCTGGACGCCACCGTCCGCAGGATCGCCCCCGAGCTGGGCATCACGATCCCCAACCTGCCGAGCCCCCAGCAACAGCAGTTCATCTCGACGCTGAACGCCGACAGCGGCAAGCAGTTCGACACCGACTTCGCCAACATCCTGCGCGTGACGCACGGGCAGATCTTCAACACGGTCTCGAAGATCCGCTCCACCACGCGCAACAAGCTGGTGCGCCAACTCGCCGACCAGGCCAACGACACCGTCCTGGACCACATCACGGTCATGGAGAAGACCGGCCTGGTCGACTTCGACCAGGTCCTCTTCCAGGAGACGACCCCACCGAAGCTGCCCGCCTCGGACATGACCCCGCCGCCCCCGGCGGCCGGTCAGCCGCAGGTCGTGCTCACCCCGCCGCCGAACAGCACCGAGACCCCGCAGGCCACGCCGACCGGCTGA
- a CDS encoding M23 family metallopeptidase, with protein MRRVRHRPGIRLPLLGAAIVAVLLSLFAAPSAGAGEGGSYRYGSARAAVRAHEKARMRVERLRNDRVPAARVRAAERRRKAIRSLLWNRLRAKQRAVRDPVAVDSRGRRGGCAVKRLKRVRRTAGVVPSFRGRRDDSWTAPIRHYRLSARYGARGGRWAHRHTGQDFAVPTGTPVYAVGPGTVRATTCGDGFGNQIVVRHRDGYFTQYAHLSRIYVRRGQRVVAGQRIGLSGASGNVTGPHLHFEVRITPYMGSDVAPLTWLRRKHVRVAGVPGK; from the coding sequence ATGCGACGCGTACGACACCGCCCCGGCATCCGGCTCCCGCTTCTCGGCGCCGCCATCGTCGCCGTCCTGCTGTCCCTCTTCGCCGCGCCGTCCGCCGGTGCCGGGGAGGGCGGCTCGTACCGCTACGGGTCCGCCCGGGCGGCGGTCCGTGCGCATGAGAAGGCCCGGATGCGCGTGGAGCGGCTGCGGAACGACCGGGTGCCGGCCGCGAGGGTGCGTGCCGCCGAGCGGCGGCGGAAGGCGATCCGCAGCCTCCTGTGGAACCGACTGCGGGCGAAACAGCGTGCGGTCCGGGATCCGGTGGCGGTCGATTCACGGGGGCGGCGCGGGGGCTGCGCCGTCAAACGGCTCAAACGCGTGCGAAGGACAGCGGGCGTGGTGCCGTCCTTCCGAGGGCGCCGCGACGATTCATGGACTGCACCCATCCGGCACTACAGGCTGTCCGCCCGGTACGGCGCCCGCGGCGGCCGCTGGGCCCACCGCCACACCGGCCAGGACTTCGCCGTACCCACCGGCACGCCGGTCTACGCCGTCGGGCCCGGCACGGTACGGGCCACCACCTGCGGCGACGGCTTCGGCAACCAGATCGTCGTCCGGCATCGCGACGGCTACTTCACCCAGTACGCCCACCTGTCCCGCATCTACGTGCGGCGCGGGCAGCGGGTCGTCGCCGGCCAGCGCATCGGCCTGTCCGGCGCGAGCGGCAACGTCACCGGCCCGCACCTGCACTTCGAGGTGCGGATCACTCCGTACATGGGCTCCGACGTGGCGCCGTTGACCTGGCTGCGGAGGAAGCACGTCCGGGTGGCCGGGGTGCCCGGGAAGTAG
- a CDS encoding SCO5918 family protein, whose protein sequence is MRCVIARYPFDLVKTEVETSMEGIRPEPVTGACVVIGRRVYPVKQVGEVITGQDRRDFTSGEMTRALTRLGFTCHAAPPQLPSTVDATSWPAVQAGD, encoded by the coding sequence ATGCGCTGCGTGATCGCCCGATACCCCTTCGACCTGGTGAAGACGGAGGTGGAGACGTCGATGGAGGGCATCCGGCCCGAGCCCGTCACGGGGGCCTGCGTCGTCATCGGCCGCCGTGTGTATCCGGTCAAGCAAGTGGGTGAGGTGATCACCGGTCAGGACCGCCGCGACTTCACCAGCGGGGAGATGACCCGGGCGCTGACCCGCCTCGGCTTCACCTGTCACGCCGCGCCCCCGCAACTCCCGTCGACCGTCGACGCGACGTCCTGGCCGGCCGTCCAGGCAGGCGACTGA